Genomic window (Candidatus Nitrosocosmicus arcticus):
TAATGGATTGTCATCGTACACGGTTTTATTTTCTAATTTACCATTTACCAATCTGACTACTTGGCCATCTAATAGATCAATTGCTGCGATGCTTTTCATTTTGATCGTTTACATATATTTATAAAGTTTTTAATCATTTTTTCGCCAATTGTACTTGATTTTTCTGGATGAAACTGTGTACAATAAATACTGTTAATTTCTATTGAGGCAGGGATGTGTACTCCGTAATTCGATCTTGATGTTATTATGTCGCTATTCTTAGGTGTGGTATAATAAGAATGTACAAAATAGACCCAAGATTTATTTGGTATTCCTTCAAATAATTTACTTTTTTTATTTGTTATCTCCAAACTATTCCATCCTATGTGAGGGATTTTTACCAAGTTTTTGGGAAGGGACAACACTTCTCCTTCAATTATATCGAGCCCTGCTAATTGTCCCTCTTCACTTTTCTCAAATAACATCTCCATTCCCAAGCATATTCCCAAGACTGGAATGTTTTTTTCCATAAATCGTGAGAA
Coding sequences:
- the hisH gene encoding imidazole glycerol phosphate synthase subunit HisH; its protein translation is MVKISIFDYGAGNIFSLQSSLQRNGAQVSIINDFEESAEVDGIVLPGVGNFDPAIISINKCKTGFSRFMEKNIPVLGICLGMEMLFEKSEEGQLAGLDIIEGEVLSLPKNLVKIPHIGWNSLEITNKKSKLFEGIPNKSWVYFVHSYYTTPKNSDIITSRSNYGVHIPASIEINSIYCTQFHPEKSSTIGEKMIKNFINICKRSK